From Punica granatum isolate Tunisia-2019 chromosome 1, ASM765513v2, whole genome shotgun sequence:
cttattattattattatattctttttgATCGGCATAGAGCTCTTTTTAATTAGAAAGTGTGTATATGGCTAGCTGTATAGTATATTATCCTCTCACCATTAAAAGTGGTGATCTAGTGGTTCTAGATTTACTTCCATGTAATTTAGTAATTCAAGGTTTCGAGTTCAAATCCCCTTTATGTAGTTGTGTCAAATTATTTACTAAAAGTATGCTCTTCACTCACCGGCTTTTGTGAACTATACTAGACTTTTGGTGGTGCTACGCTGACGAGGCCAGTACTTGCGTTAGTTGTTCAGTTCGTTCGACGTGTTTGCGGTTTAACATGAGAGTCCGAATATTACGTAGCGGTGACGGTAAAGTTGACACCACTGTTATCcgtcatttttttcataaataataataataataataataataataataataataataataataaaaagagtATATTGTCCTCTCCTCGTGCTAGTCTCTTTCAGGCGTGAATTGAAATATTATGAAAACCTCATTCAAgcgaaatatatatgttaacgGGGATGATATGTTAAATActggaaaaatattatatatagaaaaataattgtgttataaattttaaacacAGGAGGGAAAAGACAAtaatattagatatttagtAGCACATTCAAAAGAATGATGTGAAAATTATCCGATAATGATTTCGATAACCTgaatgatcttaggaacggtTCATGAATTgtagcttcttcttctctctctcttttttttccccgagAATTACATATATTATGATCCAATGGTCGTAACGATCTCATGACCGGttcatacaatatatatttgatccGTCGATATTTCTGAAAAATTGATGAATAGTTCATCAATTTTGCTCTATCTCTCTTGCGTCATCCGCTTACATATATACATCTATCAAGAATCTTTTCGATCTCCACCACCTGGTGCTCCTCATTTCGCTTAGATCTTAATTCATGGCAAAAATATTGTTCTGAAATTCCTCTTTATCCAAATCAAAGCCAGCCTGcgctcttttttattttttattcattcagATCTCCTTAAACGAATTTATTCCCTTGGCTCCCTTTTAAATCTAGTGTGGCTAGAGGATCCACAAAACCCGATCGAACAACTATACCTGTTGATGttgttatatattaatattgttATCCTTTCGTAAATATTGTAATATATGTCTGCTTAATAATAGATAGCTAGCTAATGATCATCATATCATGTTCAAAGCAGGTTCTAAATCATATATtgataaaaaattgatatattttattgtcaTTGATGGTTGGTAATTAATTGTTCTACTAATAATGTACTCGCAAAGGAAACATCATTGCTATATGTGtgtaaaaattcaattataaCATACCAAAACACGTGAGCTAATCATTTATTAGGCTCCGAACTTTTCTtgtaatcaatatatatatatataatataaaacatGTGCAACAAGTTCCAGCTTCTTCTGGAAGAATAATTTGTCGATGCATACCACATATATTTGCCCAAAATGgaaataactaattaattaaactagCAATTATAACGAAGAAAAGGAGGGAAAAgaatataatatgattttattcacccaaaaagaaaataataataagatttTTGGAAAATGGAATCAATGTGTAGTGCaatctaattaagagaaaaagagatgcATGGCCATCTGCAGATTCAAAGGAGATGCTAATTCCTAATAAATATGATGGTGCTGTTTCATATGAACGAAACATAACAAGTTGGCCACTccgaaaatatataatatgctgTTTAATTCTCGATCCACTTTagtttcttatatatatagattatatatatatatgtttgcaAAAGTGATGCTGTTTCTCGAAGTACATTTCACTTATACTTTATTTGCCTGGTACTGGTTTTGATCCGGTGcgttgaaaattattatcccacattgaaaaaaatgaaagaacaatcatgagtttatatgagatttgggtACCGATACTTATCAACTTaaacttttaagtggatatgggtcCGAGCCCGTATATTCCCAATAGAAAATAGTATCCGAGTGGGTTACCTTTCTGCGTGTCCACGTGAGTTCACACTACACCGACTCAATATCGAGAGCAGCCAAAAGAGCGCCTCATGTTAGTCCCCTTTTGCCTAAacacggaagatgagcccggctTGAGTCAGTTGTTGAGAGTGAGTGTTTAAGAGTACATGATAACATataggcagaaatagaccacatgTTACACATGAGAATGGGTGTTGGGAATTATAATCccacattaaaaaaatgaaagagcaATCATGTATTTATATGAGATATTGTACCAatacttatcagcttgagtttttaagtgtATATGATTTCATGTCCGTATAAAcccaatataaatttaatacaGTGCTAATGGAATATTATCTTTGGTGGATGTATACGATTTTTCGCccaatttttacatatttatatattaatttcgtGCCAGAGAATTTTAGCCAAACTATCAACTCAGTTAGCTTATATAAAGCTAATTAAAGCGAGATTCTGTTTCTACTTAATTGAAAGTAAACGGCCGGTGCCAATTCGAAAGGTGTAATTACAGAACCTAAACACGGTTTCGGTTGATTAAGGCAGAATGCAACATTTTCGACACTAgattatttcattaataaaacaataaatttttttctcgatatatataattggtcTAATTATTTATGTCCTTACGATTGATAACTAGCTATAGGGGACTAGCTAATGCTCGTTTCATATTGACATATCGTGAGTCACGTTGTTGGAGGCTTCTAATGATCCTTCCAGTGAGATGAGGAGGCCAAAGTTTTTGGAGCAGAGAATCTCTGTCTTTTCATTTTGACATTCTTTGTTTTCGGGTTTGCTGTGATGGATTATGTCAGGAAAAATTCCTGATTCTTTTCGAACAGAATTAATTTGGTTCTCCTTACATTCTACGGctgaattatattatttaatttcgtAAGCGATAAGGAAAGAACAAAGTTATTGTTACAGGAAATTCATGCGATTTTTTTAGAATGATTTTTGGAATATAATTCACATTCTTAATTGCTGGTGTGTGTAACAAGATTTCAAAtgtttgaggaaaaaaaatgaatcgtACGTACATAAACAAATCGAAAGAGATAAATCCCAAGTTtatctatataaaaattaaattggtCCATAAAAGCAATTAATGTTCCATAATTTACGCAACAATGATCGGTACACTGAAGCAAAAAATAAGATTACTATAtaccataaaaaatattaatgcaAAATTAAGTTTTATCGTGGGTTAAGGTTTTGTCATGGATCATCatagttaaagttactttgattttgatcgtggaaaaagacaaatgagatgtgattataaatttgacttgggaaacgtgtgtttttgttgtgtagtgtgttgagttaaaattaaagttaaaatttttgaattgggaaatgtgtatttttgttgtatagtgtgttgagttaaagttaaagttaaagttaaaatcaatgcACTGTGAATCCAAACAGGACCTAAGACTCCTAAAGTAAGTCATGAAGGCTATAATGAAAGACtcctatttatatattatagggTAATTTGATTACTACGAGAGTAGCAAAGTTGTATgtctattaatatataatcagGCTCCTTTTACCaacttttggaaaaaaaaaaaggaaaggaaatacAATCATCCAGAGAATTTGGTTTGAAGTTTTTCTTGACATGATTTTGAcatcaaattattaattatgttgCAGTAGTATGTATCACTCTAGTTCGGATGTATTGCcctaaagaaataaatttattaaataattttaattcacTATGTGAAATTCTTAAACCTCATATCTAATTGTGTTATTCAAATTCAGCAGTAATACATATCAATTTAGCTCGGATATTACcctaaagaaataaatttattaaataatttcaattcaGTGAATTCACTATGTGAAATTCTTAAACCTCACATTTAATTGTGTTATTCAAATTCAGCAGTAGTATATATCACTTCAGCTCGGATATTAccctaaaaaataaatttattaaataatttcaattcaCTATGTGAAATTCTTATGTCCTATATATCtaattgtgttatttaaattataaaaactatCAAGTACATGTtaattatatgaatataaacCCTGCAACACATGAGAGACATGACTAGCTTACTAGCGTATCATAAATCTCAACTAGATAGGTCTCATGTATCAAATGAAACTTAATAAAACTATTTAGTAACTTTTCAGCTGCCTCTGTTTCACTATTTAGTTCATACAAAATCTTTAATATCATCAATGATTTCACTTGGTTTAGTAATTCGACTTGCTGGCCAAActccattaattttatttgccCCGAGCTCAGATCATTCTCCTGTTCTGCTTAGCTATATATAGCCACGACTAATAATTAACGTTTTGATCGATAAGTGCCGTTAACTGAATGATAACTAGTAAAGAAAGAAGGACCACATACACGCATTGCTTGCTCCAATGAGACAAGTGAGAGTGATTCATTCATCAGCATCAACTTTTTATCTTATTGCATGAAAATTCtatcttataaaaatataaagacgaaagaaaagggaaacaaataTGCTTAAATGGGCTGTCATATCTCACTAGCTAGTTGCCGTATCCTTCACAATTTTATATACACAAagcatatatctatatatatggatcTGTAGGTAAGTAATTATTATCAGACGATGCACTATGCTTGGGTTTTGGAATCAGAGTCAGGCGGGATATTTGGTAGTATCTCGGATGCATGCAATATTAGGATTCCCAGTTTCCCCCAACAAGCAAACCACTTCACTTCACCTCACTTCACTTGTGTATGTATATTTCAAATACAAAAGAGATTCATTGAGTTAATAtaagaatatgaaaataaaaattaaataaaaaatacacatAAATCTTCTGATAACAATCAAATTTGATTTGTGTGTGCTGTTGCATTATATCATCTTCCTGTCACTTATGCATAGGTAAATAAAGTCAATCGCACTGGGTGCTGATCTAGCGTATCTTAAGTTGGAAACTGAATCAGACGTGAGAAATTCCGCCTCGTGTTAGACAACAAGTTCCGATAGAATCATTCAgttgagagagaaagagagagggacaACAACACAATATTGAGAAAAAGAGATTCTCAGATTCCCTCGAATATCAATAGCATATAGTACAGAGGGTCTTTAATTAATTCGTAGTACATGTAGCTTCCCTGTTTACCACATATAAAAGCTCCATATAAaacccaccaaaaaaaaaagggataaaAGAtacaaggaaaagaagaagggcAAAAAAGAGAGGATGGGGGCAATATTAGGAAGGTTGGGATGAAAAATGGGGGACAAAAAGACTAAAATACCCCTCCCTCCCGCTTATCATTCCTTGGACATTTGGTTAGGTTTGAGGGGTGGTTCCGGGATTGGCATGCTGATCACAACAGCTGATAGTTTGTTCACTTCAGCATCCTCGATCAGGTTCCCGTTTTCTTGGACAGAATTGCCCTTCACAGTTTCAGGGAGTTcctccatcatcatcatctcctcctcctgctTCTCTTTGTGCTTCCCCCACAGCACTGAGTACAGCCCTATCACTATTAAGATTGCTCCAATAACTCTGCAATCCCGAATGAAAACGTAGAGTTAGTTTCAACCACTCAGACGGGATCGGTTGAGAAATGTACCAAATGTCATAGAAGTGACGCTACTACACTAGTGCAGTGGTATCCTACTTGACGTTTATGTGGATCAGATGCTACACTTAGGtgtgtgtatgtgtatatatatatatatataagattctTATATGCATGTGTCCTATAATTTAGGATGACACCGATAGGTACCGAgtagatatatgtatagatctctctctctctctctctctctatatatatatatataagtaaatgtAAGGCAACTCTGAATTATATTTCCGATATGATGGGAAgtaattgaatattaattacCCTCCAAGGTAGATTTTTTCAGCAAGGATGAAAGATCCCATGATTGCCACGACGATCATCATCAGAGGGCTGAAAGCGGTTGCGAACACGGGCCCTCTTTTCTTGATCACTAGTCCTTGCACATAGTATGATATGCTCGACGTCACGATTCCCTGCATTGGTAAATTTATCCAATAGTTATTATGGATCATTTTTTAGAACCCCGTGTGTGGCGGGATTAATTAATCCAATCCAGGACTGgagataaataatatatatgcagtGGCGAAGAAAATTACAGCGTAGGCAGCAGCGAGCAGGTTCATGTCCCAGCCAATTTTCCACACACCGGTCTTGTGCTCCATCGCAAAGGTGACAGCCATCGCTTGAAGGGTCCCCACGAAGCACACTAGGGATGTCAGGGAGAGCTGGTGGTTCCTGTAGGTCTCTAGGGCCTTGGTCTGTtcccaaaagagaaaaaaaaagagaataatttaattgttttttaatAGATAGTTTAGAAAAGTTCGAGATTTTCCCGAGACGAAAATATCTTAATCAAGATGATGCGTTGGGAACTCACTTGAAGGACGAAGAGGGATGCCCATGCGAGGGTGGCGATGATGAGGAGGATGGAGCCGAGGAACCAGTGCTTGTCGGAGGTGCCAGTGGTGTCGGTAACATAGGACTTACGAGGATGGACGTACTTCGACCACACCATTTCCACCAGCGGGCCCTTGTACAGCGTCATCAGCATCGCTCCTGCCACTGTCACCACGGTGCCAATAACCTTCGCTTGGCATTTCACCCGCTTCAGGTCCACTTTTTCCATCCTAATCAAATGACATCACTCATTATATCTAGTGTAGATCATTGAAGTTGATATATACGATAAATTGAGCCTAGTTAGAAATACAAAATTATTCGATTGGGCTAGCTCGCAACTAGTAGTATCGGATGCTCGAAGTGATTAATGATATGCCAGGTTATTTATACAGAGGTCCGAcagataaaagataaattgtACATATGTTTGCTTTGCTTACCGGAATATCACGGCCATGATAAAGGTCATAGCAGGAAGCATGTTGCTCATCGCGCAAGAGAAAGTTGGCGAAGTGAACTTCAAACCCGCATAGTAAAAGTTTTGGTCTATCACCGGCCtattacaaaattaagcaaaaatgttattttataAACAAAACTTCAATTCAAGGATCGATATATAAGCGAGCTCAACTCGCATGAATTGaattaggaaaagaaaaaagaggacCCACCCTAGAAGAGCAAGGATGAATATTTGCATGAACACTGGGAAGGTGATCCTCGGTTGTTTTTTCCTGATCAATTCGATATCATTGCACCAAAGTCAATCATATATGTTCACTCCAGTTACGTGTAATTGTTTAGTATTGGACAATACAACATGGTTGGAATTAATGTAGTTATATAGATAACCCGAACCTCTCAAAGATGATGGCAAAGGGGGCAATGACAGCGGTTGCAAAGGCGTGGCGATAGACGACCAGCACATAGTGGCTCATCCCTCGGTTGAGGGATACTTTGGTGATGATGTTCATCCCGGCATACCCGAACTGAAGGGAGATCATAGCGAAGTAGGGCTTTGCGTTGTCGAGGAACTTGCTACATTTAAGTTTCTCCATTGTGGATGATTGGATTCCTCTAgtatagttatatatatttatggggAAAGTATGTAAGAGAGAATATAATTGAAGGGAGGAGGAGatgagagggagagggctgCTCCTCACAAGACAAAGAGGGGCTTGGAGTTTGCTTCCCTAAGGAGGAAGAGAGGACTGGGTGGTCTATTTATATGCCATGGAAGGAGCGAACTGTACGTACAATGGGGTAGGCAAGCTGACGCTGATTAATGTTTATGTGATTCTCTTTAGTTAATGTTGGAATGGAtgcttaattttcttttcttttacttat
This genomic window contains:
- the LOC116190970 gene encoding WAT1-related protein At5g07050, yielding MEKLKCSKFLDNAKPYFAMISLQFGYAGMNIITKVSLNRGMSHYVLVVYRHAFATAVIAPFAIIFERKKQPRITFPVFMQIFILALLGPVIDQNFYYAGLKFTSPTFSCAMSNMLPAMTFIMAVIFRMEKVDLKRVKCQAKVIGTVVTVAGAMLMTLYKGPLVEMVWSKYVHPRKSYVTDTTGTSDKHWFLGSILLIIATLAWASLFVLQTKALETYRNHQLSLTSLVCFVGTLQAMAVTFAMEHKTGVWKIGWDMNLLAAAYAGIVTSSISYYVQGLVIKKRGPVFATAFSPLMMIVVAIMGSFILAEKIYLGGVIGAILIVIGLYSVLWGKHKEKQEEEMMMMEELPETVKGNSVQENGNLIEDAEVNKLSAVVISMPIPEPPLKPNQMSKE